In Arthrobacter sp. StoSoilB5, one genomic interval encodes:
- a CDS encoding PspA/IM30 family protein has translation MVKQSIFGRISQLAKANINALLDQAEDPQKMLDQMVRDYTNNIAEAESAVAQTIGNLRMLQADYNEDVKNAQDWGSKALAASRKADEYRAAGDTEDATKFDNLAKVAIQRQMTAESEARAAEPSIASQTEVVDKLKNGLDQMKNKLNQLTAKRNELVARSKTAAAQSQVHDALKSIDIMDPTSEVGRFEEKIRREEAKVLGQQELAASSLDAQFNQLEDLGEQTEIDARLAALKESGGSKPAIGAGAPASSGANIDETDFDKL, from the coding sequence ATGGTTAAGCAGTCCATTTTCGGCCGGATCTCGCAGCTTGCCAAAGCAAACATCAACGCTTTGCTGGACCAGGCTGAAGACCCGCAGAAGATGCTGGACCAGATGGTCCGCGACTACACGAACAACATTGCTGAGGCCGAGTCTGCAGTGGCTCAGACCATCGGCAACCTCCGCATGCTGCAGGCCGACTACAACGAAGACGTCAAGAACGCACAGGACTGGGGCAGCAAAGCCCTTGCCGCGTCGCGCAAGGCGGACGAGTACCGGGCTGCCGGTGACACCGAGGATGCCACGAAGTTCGATAACCTTGCCAAGGTTGCCATCCAACGTCAGATGACGGCAGAGTCCGAAGCCAGGGCCGCGGAGCCCAGCATTGCGTCCCAGACCGAGGTTGTGGACAAGCTCAAGAATGGGCTTGACCAGATGAAGAACAAGCTCAACCAGCTCACGGCGAAGCGCAACGAACTCGTGGCCCGTTCCAAGACCGCCGCTGCGCAGTCACAGGTGCACGATGCCTTGAAGAGCATTGACATCATGGACCCAACCAGTGAAGTTGGCCGCTTCGAAGAGAAGATTCGCCGGGAGGAAGCCAAGGTGCTGGGCCAGCAGGAACTTGCTGCATCCAGCTTGGATGCCCAGTTCAACCAGCTGGAGGACCTTGGGGAGCAGACCGAGATTGACGCCCGCCTGGCGGCCCTGAAGGAGTCTGGCGGCAGCAAGCCTGCCATCGGGGCCGGCGCCCCCGCCTCCAGCGGTGCAAACATTGACGAAACCGACTTCGACAAACTCTAG
- a CDS encoding GntR family transcriptional regulator, translated as MVKEDFSQGLDRQALQRDSPVAVYQQVADVLTDQVSRLEPGSRIPTEESLMDEYGISRTTVRKAIETLVVKGLLVRRQGKGTFVMAQRPVRMLNRLAPFMETFTAAGMKTVKGLIEYKWMEKDRSVPAKLVSDDNLVLVIRRSYSSGGWPYAIAEIFIPSHIGRHISLADAERNSIYQVIQDRTSKPLQRAEITVTMHAPPEHLADALNVREFPMVPRLERTTLGPHGEVLECTVTYFHPKGFEIRAEVATDSGPSQDPLEASPL; from the coding sequence ATGGTCAAGGAAGACTTTAGCCAGGGCCTGGATCGGCAGGCCCTTCAAAGGGACAGCCCAGTAGCCGTGTACCAGCAGGTTGCAGACGTCCTGACGGATCAGGTCAGCCGGTTGGAACCGGGCTCACGGATCCCGACCGAAGAGTCGCTGATGGACGAGTACGGGATCAGTCGCACTACGGTCCGCAAGGCAATCGAAACCCTCGTTGTGAAGGGACTGCTTGTTCGCCGGCAGGGTAAGGGAACGTTCGTCATGGCCCAGCGTCCGGTCCGGATGCTGAACCGCTTGGCGCCCTTCATGGAGACGTTTACAGCGGCTGGGATGAAGACTGTCAAAGGCCTGATCGAATACAAGTGGATGGAGAAGGACAGGTCCGTGCCAGCCAAGCTGGTATCCGATGACAATCTCGTCCTGGTGATCCGTCGCTCCTATTCAAGTGGCGGGTGGCCTTATGCCATTGCGGAAATCTTCATCCCTTCCCACATTGGCCGTCACATCAGCCTCGCGGATGCTGAGCGCAATTCCATCTACCAGGTGATCCAGGACAGGACGTCCAAGCCACTCCAGCGGGCCGAGATCACGGTTACGATGCACGCCCCACCGGAGCACCTTGCCGATGCCCTGAATGTCCGTGAATTTCCCATGGTCCCGCGCTTGGAGCGGACCACTTTGGGGCCGCACGGTGAAGTCCTCGAATGCACGGTGACTTATTTCCACCCCAAAGGTTTCGAAATCCGTGCTGAAGTGGCCACAGACAGTGGTCCTAGCCAGGATCCTCTGGAGGCCTCTCCGCTCTAG
- a CDS encoding UPF0182 family protein, translated as MSRPASSNPPGRSPLRRGALTPTLIVVAVAVVGFIFFANVWTDVLWYQQLGFFEVYVRENLARIVTFLVGFAMMFAAVYFAIRIAYHARPVYAPDAESRDNLNRYQAQLEPVRRVVMIGLPILFGLFAGSAAASQWQKVLLFFNQEPFGQSDPLFNLDISFYLMSLPFLGFVTGFLISIAVVAGIAGILTHYLYGSIRLMERGVFTSRAAQIHIAVTGAFFLLLLGVNFWLDRYSTVQSSSGRWAGALYTDVSAVVPTKAILAVAAGLVAILFIIAAVIGRWRLPVIGTAMLIITAILAGGVYPWVIQQFQVRPSENTLEREYIDRNIKMTRAAYGLDKIDVSAYNATTTATSGALAKDAQTAANIRLLDPNLISSAFAQLEQYRPYYQFPQTLNVDRYTVDGKVQDTVIAVRELNPDGLSANQQTWVNRHIVYTHGYGVVAAKGNKFTVDGKPEFLQSGIPSNGVLGNDTSYEPRIYFGENSPEYSIVGAPEGAQHREQDRPAGREGGGETQYTFTGNGGPIVGNWLNRILYSIKFQSSDLLLSDGVNEKSQILYDRNPRERVEKLAPYLTVDGNAYPAVVDGRVKWIVDGYTTSQYFPYSQPQQLQNATVDSQTSAGRTVTLPNSSVNYIRNSVKATVDAYDGSVTLYAWDDHDPLLKAWQKVFPTTIKPYTEMSGDLMSHVRYPEDLFKVQRELLGRYHVTNPDSFYQNNDAWSVPNDPTVSEAVKQPPFYMSLQMPDQDKPAFQLTSSFIPQTVNGNARNILYGFLAADSDAGNVKGVKADSYGKLRLLQLPTDTQVPGPGQAQNKFNSDPTVSQALNLLRQGASDVLNGNLLTLPVGGGLLYVQPVYLKSTGETSYPTLQRVLVAFGDKIGFAATLDEALDQLFGGNSGAKAGDSENNGQTPATPPGTTTPPAGPTDAKADLKAALDEANKAIQDGQAALAKGDFAGYGQQQTKLSEALKRAIDAETRLGIAPEPTATPSATPSATPSPSPSS; from the coding sequence TTGTCCCGTCCCGCCAGCTCCAACCCGCCCGGAAGATCGCCGCTGAGACGAGGTGCCCTGACTCCGACGCTCATCGTCGTGGCAGTGGCCGTCGTTGGATTCATTTTCTTCGCCAATGTGTGGACAGACGTCCTCTGGTACCAACAGCTTGGCTTCTTCGAAGTCTATGTCCGCGAGAACCTCGCCCGGATCGTCACCTTCCTGGTCGGGTTCGCCATGATGTTCGCCGCCGTTTACTTCGCAATCAGGATCGCCTACCACGCCCGGCCCGTTTACGCCCCGGATGCTGAGTCCCGCGACAACCTGAACCGTTACCAGGCCCAGCTTGAGCCTGTCCGCCGTGTGGTCATGATCGGCCTCCCCATCCTGTTCGGGCTCTTTGCCGGCAGCGCGGCGGCAAGCCAGTGGCAGAAAGTCCTCCTGTTCTTTAACCAGGAGCCCTTCGGTCAATCGGATCCGTTATTCAATCTGGACATCAGCTTCTACCTGATGTCGCTTCCGTTCCTTGGTTTTGTTACCGGATTCCTCATCAGCATCGCCGTAGTTGCTGGCATAGCGGGCATCCTTACCCACTACCTGTACGGAAGCATCCGGCTCATGGAGCGGGGTGTTTTCACCAGTCGTGCTGCCCAGATCCACATCGCTGTAACGGGCGCATTCTTCCTGTTGCTGCTCGGCGTTAATTTCTGGCTGGACAGGTACTCCACCGTGCAGAGCTCATCGGGCCGGTGGGCCGGCGCGTTGTACACGGACGTCAGTGCCGTCGTACCCACCAAGGCCATCCTGGCGGTTGCCGCCGGCCTGGTCGCGATTCTCTTTATCATTGCTGCGGTCATTGGCCGCTGGCGCCTGCCCGTGATCGGCACCGCGATGCTGATCATCACGGCCATCCTGGCCGGTGGCGTCTACCCGTGGGTTATTCAGCAATTCCAGGTGCGTCCGTCGGAGAACACCCTGGAAAGGGAATACATCGACCGCAACATTAAGATGACCCGGGCAGCCTACGGCTTGGACAAGATTGATGTCTCTGCCTATAACGCCACCACAACGGCCACAAGCGGAGCATTGGCAAAAGACGCCCAGACCGCGGCCAACATCCGCCTGCTGGATCCGAACCTCATCTCCTCGGCGTTCGCCCAGCTTGAGCAGTACCGTCCGTACTACCAGTTCCCCCAGACACTGAACGTGGACCGCTACACCGTGGACGGCAAAGTGCAGGACACCGTCATCGCTGTTCGCGAACTGAACCCGGACGGCCTGAGTGCAAACCAGCAGACCTGGGTCAACCGACACATCGTTTACACGCACGGCTACGGTGTTGTCGCAGCGAAGGGCAATAAGTTCACGGTTGATGGCAAGCCGGAATTCCTGCAATCAGGCATTCCGTCCAACGGCGTTCTCGGCAACGACACTTCGTACGAACCGCGTATCTACTTCGGCGAGAACTCTCCCGAATATTCGATCGTTGGCGCTCCGGAGGGTGCCCAGCATCGCGAACAGGACCGCCCAGCAGGTCGCGAAGGCGGGGGAGAAACCCAATACACCTTCACCGGCAACGGCGGGCCCATCGTGGGCAACTGGCTCAACCGTATTCTGTACTCCATTAAATTCCAGTCTTCGGACTTGCTGCTATCAGACGGCGTAAATGAGAAATCCCAGATTCTCTACGACCGGAATCCCCGCGAACGGGTTGAGAAGCTCGCCCCGTACCTGACTGTGGATGGCAACGCCTATCCGGCTGTCGTCGATGGTCGCGTGAAGTGGATCGTTGACGGTTACACCACCAGCCAGTACTTCCCATACTCACAACCTCAGCAGTTGCAGAACGCGACAGTTGATTCGCAGACCAGTGCGGGCCGGACGGTGACACTGCCCAACAGTTCGGTCAATTACATCCGCAACTCGGTCAAGGCCACGGTTGACGCATATGACGGTTCCGTCACGCTCTATGCCTGGGACGACCATGATCCTCTCCTGAAGGCTTGGCAGAAGGTGTTCCCTACCACCATCAAGCCCTACACAGAGATGTCCGGCGACCTCATGAGCCACGTCCGCTACCCGGAAGATCTTTTCAAGGTTCAGCGTGAACTCCTGGGGCGCTATCACGTCACCAACCCTGACAGCTTCTACCAAAACAACGATGCGTGGAGTGTTCCGAATGACCCCACAGTCTCGGAAGCCGTCAAGCAGCCGCCGTTCTACATGTCTCTGCAGATGCCTGACCAGGACAAGCCTGCTTTCCAGCTGACGTCATCCTTCATTCCGCAAACGGTCAACGGCAACGCAAGGAATATCCTCTACGGATTCCTGGCCGCCGATTCAGATGCCGGAAACGTCAAGGGAGTTAAAGCTGACAGCTACGGCAAGCTAAGGCTGTTGCAGCTTCCTACGGATACCCAGGTTCCTGGCCCAGGCCAGGCGCAGAACAAGTTCAACTCGGATCCCACGGTGTCGCAGGCGCTGAACTTGCTACGTCAGGGCGCATCCGACGTTTTGAACGGCAACCTGCTGACCCTGCCCGTGGGTGGCGGTCTGCTTTACGTCCAGCCCGTCTACCTGAAGTCGACGGGCGAGACCTCTTACCCCACCTTGCAGCGCGTACTTGTAGCCTTCGGCGACAAAATCGGCTTTGCAGCTACCTTGGATGAAGCCCTGGACCAGTTGTTCGGCGGTAACTCCGGTGCCAAGGCAGGAGACTCCGAGAACAACGGACAAACGCCCGCCACACCCCCTGGCACCACGACGCCACCTGCCGGACCTACGGATGCCAAAGCTGATCTCAAGGCGGCCCTGGACGAGGCCAACAAGGCAATCCAGGATGGCCAGGCCGCCCTGGCCAAGGGAGACTTCGCCGGCTATGGCCAGCAGCAGACCAAGCTGTCCGAGGCTCTCAAGAGGGCGATCGACGCCGAAACCCGCCTGGGCATTGCGCCGGAACCGACAGCGACGCCGAGTGCTACGCCAAGCGCCACGCCGTCGCCTTCGCCGAGCAGCTAA
- a CDS encoding S16 family serine protease, whose product MLTSPSPEGSLDPRQTPDADPSPASPEPPGSGRYMIMVVSGLLALGLGIGAAALPVPYVVESAGPTFNTLGQDGDKPVISISGHESFPAKGNLDLTTVVMAGGPKSPATIYEVFRAWLDKSKAIYPEELIYPKGTTAEETVQQGEIAMETSQENAVAAALRQLDIPFEQRLNVAGLSDPSPSVGKLREGDRLTSINGKPISSLGVVQAELAAGNGAPAVVVVERNGSSVTETITPTKNPAGRYVLGILLASDFTFPFDVKISLDNVGGPSAGMMFALGIVDNLTPGDLTGGKHVAGTGTITPDGAVGAIGGIAQKMIGARQHGATMFLAPAANCADVVGHVPDGLQVVKVETLADATAAVERLGSGQDTAGLPTCANN is encoded by the coding sequence ATGCTTACTTCGCCCAGCCCGGAGGGCTCGCTCGATCCGCGTCAAACGCCCGACGCCGATCCCTCCCCGGCGTCCCCGGAACCTCCCGGCAGCGGCCGGTACATGATCATGGTCGTTTCGGGCCTGCTGGCCCTGGGACTGGGGATCGGGGCCGCGGCGCTGCCTGTTCCCTACGTTGTTGAGTCTGCGGGACCCACCTTTAATACGTTGGGGCAGGACGGGGACAAACCGGTCATCAGCATTTCGGGTCACGAGTCCTTTCCGGCCAAGGGAAACCTGGACCTGACCACCGTCGTGATGGCTGGCGGTCCCAAGAGCCCTGCCACTATTTACGAAGTCTTCCGGGCCTGGTTGGACAAATCAAAAGCCATCTATCCCGAGGAACTGATCTATCCCAAAGGCACTACCGCCGAAGAGACGGTTCAGCAGGGCGAGATTGCGATGGAGACCTCACAGGAGAATGCTGTTGCCGCAGCTTTGCGGCAACTGGACATTCCGTTTGAGCAGCGGCTCAACGTGGCGGGACTCTCGGATCCGTCCCCTTCCGTGGGGAAGCTCCGGGAGGGTGACCGTTTGACATCAATTAATGGAAAGCCCATCTCCTCCCTCGGCGTGGTCCAGGCTGAACTGGCGGCCGGAAACGGCGCTCCGGCTGTGGTCGTCGTGGAGAGGAACGGTTCTTCCGTCACCGAGACGATAACGCCCACCAAGAATCCCGCCGGCCGCTACGTCCTGGGTATCCTGCTGGCCAGCGATTTCACTTTCCCGTTTGATGTGAAAATTTCTTTGGACAACGTGGGCGGTCCGAGCGCTGGAATGATGTTTGCCCTGGGAATCGTGGATAATCTCACGCCAGGGGACCTTACCGGAGGAAAGCATGTGGCCGGGACCGGAACCATCACCCCTGATGGAGCAGTGGGAGCCATTGGCGGCATTGCGCAGAAAATGATCGGCGCCCGTCAGCACGGGGCCACCATGTTCCTGGCTCCCGCCGCGAATTGTGCGGACGTGGTGGGGCACGTTCCTGATGGCCTGCAGGTAGTGAAGGTGGAAACGTTGGCCGACGCTACCGCGGCGGTGGAACGACTCGGTTCAGGACAAGACACGGCTGGCCTTCCCACCTGCGCAAACAACTAG
- a CDS encoding zinc-dependent metalloprotease, with the protein MTSNPNNPSDDDETPKDPLAEMLQNLMGGQGMGNIDPAELAKAAGLPNDPQLLQQMFAQVQAMMSSTSEGPVNWQLAHENARRVAAAGSDPSVNAHQAREVDEALRLAELWLDPVTDLSATGLIGRAWSRAEWVEATLGTWKRLTEPVANSIANALSNALTQQMPEEMKSMMGGASSMLQNMGGAIFGMQLGQAIGALSAEVVSSTDIGVPLADLEMALLPANVAKFGEGLSLPENDVRLFLAVREAAHARLFVQVPWLRGHLLGAIEAYARGIHIDMSRIEDLARDLDPSNPEGIQEALSQGVFTPERTPVQTAALEKLETALALVEGWVDELTAEATDKVLPSATALRETVRRRRATGGPAEHAFSSLVGLELRPRRLREAATLWATLKAERGIAGRDAIWHHPDLLPTGEDLDDPKGFSERRRLAEASDTEVDDALQKLLSGGYDVPGDAASEDEGSQDEGSPDDAGPDSGNAGPQSPSN; encoded by the coding sequence ATGACTTCCAATCCCAACAACCCGTCAGATGACGATGAGACGCCCAAGGATCCGCTGGCGGAAATGCTGCAAAACCTGATGGGCGGCCAGGGCATGGGCAACATCGATCCCGCCGAACTCGCCAAAGCTGCGGGGCTCCCCAACGACCCCCAGCTGTTACAGCAAATGTTCGCGCAGGTTCAGGCCATGATGAGTTCAACGTCCGAGGGCCCAGTGAACTGGCAACTGGCCCATGAGAACGCGCGGCGCGTGGCGGCCGCCGGGAGCGACCCCTCCGTCAACGCCCATCAAGCCCGGGAGGTCGATGAAGCACTCCGGCTCGCCGAGCTGTGGCTGGATCCTGTGACAGATCTTTCCGCCACCGGGCTCATCGGCCGCGCGTGGTCCCGCGCAGAATGGGTCGAGGCAACGCTTGGAACCTGGAAGCGGCTGACAGAACCAGTCGCCAACAGCATCGCCAACGCCTTGTCCAACGCACTCACCCAGCAGATGCCCGAGGAAATGAAGTCCATGATGGGCGGCGCCTCATCCATGCTGCAAAACATGGGCGGTGCCATTTTTGGGATGCAGCTGGGACAGGCCATCGGTGCACTCTCGGCCGAGGTAGTCAGTTCTACGGACATTGGTGTCCCCTTGGCTGACCTGGAGATGGCTCTGCTCCCCGCCAACGTTGCCAAGTTCGGGGAAGGCCTCAGCCTCCCCGAAAATGATGTACGGCTGTTCCTTGCCGTCCGCGAAGCAGCCCATGCCCGGCTGTTCGTGCAGGTGCCATGGCTTCGCGGGCACCTGCTCGGCGCTATCGAAGCCTATGCGCGAGGCATTCATATTGACATGTCCCGTATCGAGGACCTTGCCCGGGATCTGGACCCCAGTAATCCCGAAGGAATCCAGGAAGCCTTGTCCCAAGGTGTCTTCACGCCGGAGCGCACGCCGGTTCAGACCGCCGCTCTTGAGAAGCTCGAAACGGCGTTGGCCCTTGTGGAAGGGTGGGTAGACGAACTCACTGCTGAAGCCACGGACAAGGTACTGCCGTCGGCTACGGCCCTGCGCGAAACTGTCCGCCGCCGCCGTGCCACAGGCGGTCCTGCCGAACATGCGTTCTCTTCGCTTGTAGGTTTGGAGTTGCGCCCACGCAGGCTTCGGGAGGCCGCTACTTTGTGGGCTACCCTGAAAGCTGAACGGGGCATCGCGGGCCGTGACGCCATTTGGCACCACCCCGATCTCCTGCCCACCGGTGAAGACCTGGACGACCCCAAGGGCTTCTCCGAACGCCGCAGGCTCGCCGAGGCCAGCGACACCGAGGTTGATGATGCTTTGCAGAAGCTCCTGAGCGGTGGGTATGACGTACCGGGGGACGCAGCATCCGAGGATGAGGGATCCCAAGACGAGGGCTCCCCGGACGACGCCGGGCCCGACTCAGGCAATGCAGGCCCGCAGTCGCCATCGAACTAG
- a CDS encoding M48 family metallopeptidase: protein MPHSTASGPDVPNLTDDGAPVVVRRSARRRRTVAAFWEDGNAVVAIPASFTKSQEREWVRRMLAKLQRQGERQAGKSARRRPATDEALAQHAAHLSRTYLGGRAVPSSVRWVTNQNSRWGSATPADGTIRLSNKLQSMPQWVIDYVLLHELSHLLVAGHNAHFWRLLEAYPETQRAKAFLEGVAFATSRGLTGDPHQSAETGPDADTTGWE, encoded by the coding sequence ATGCCGCACTCAACAGCCAGCGGCCCCGACGTTCCGAATCTCACCGACGACGGCGCTCCGGTCGTCGTTAGGCGCTCAGCCCGGCGGCGACGGACCGTGGCGGCGTTTTGGGAAGACGGTAACGCCGTAGTCGCGATTCCGGCCAGTTTTACCAAGTCGCAGGAACGCGAATGGGTGCGGCGCATGCTTGCGAAGCTTCAGAGGCAAGGGGAACGCCAGGCTGGCAAATCAGCTCGGCGCCGACCTGCCACCGATGAGGCCCTTGCCCAGCATGCGGCGCACCTTTCGAGGACCTACCTCGGAGGGCGGGCGGTCCCGTCGTCGGTCCGGTGGGTGACCAACCAGAACTCACGTTGGGGCTCGGCGACTCCTGCGGATGGCACCATCCGGCTTTCAAACAAGCTTCAATCGATGCCCCAGTGGGTCATCGATTACGTGCTCCTGCACGAACTGTCGCACTTGCTGGTAGCTGGACACAATGCGCATTTTTGGCGCCTGCTTGAGGCCTACCCCGAGACTCAGCGCGCCAAAGCGTTCTTGGAGGGGGTCGCCTTCGCGACGTCCCGGGGTCTCACCGGGGACCCTCATCAATCTGCCGAAACCGGCCCGGACGCGGACACCACGGGCTGGGAATGA
- a CDS encoding ATP-dependent DNA helicase UvrD2 — MTGGIFDAGGSLEERILSGLDDEQREVASTLTGPLCVLAGAGTGKTRAITHRIAYGVHSGVYSPQRLLAVTFTARAAAEMRSRLRDLGVANVQARTFHAAALRQLQFFWPQAIGGTLPSLLDHKANMIAEASRRLRLSTDRASIRDLAAEIEWAKVSMLTPANYLENAQGRGTPGGFDLTAVSRVFQAYEDIKTDRNVIDFEDVLLITVGILQEDPRVAATVREQYRHFVVDEYQDVSPLQQRLLDLWLGGRDELCVVGDASQTIYSFTGASPKHLLNFKARYPDATVVKLIRDYRSTPQVVKLANDLLASRRSGGPIADAAWAPPLKLVAQRPAGPEPRFMECPDDEAEAAVVAGRIQELLNTGVKASEIAILFRTNGQSEAYEQALASAGIGYQLRGGERFFARKEVRDAILQLRAATRAVAEGPPEPLGQIVRDIVASLGYSEAAPHSGGALRERWESLAALVALADELSVSRGESFTLAEFVNELQERSVAQHAPTVQGVTLASLHSAKGLEWDAVFLVGLSEGLMPISFADTPEDVDEERRLLYVGITRAREQLNLSWSSARTPGGRANRKPSRFLDGLRPDSVASANARSRAGSTRRKAAAPASCRVCGSMLASGAERKVGRCNQCPPTYEEQTFDALRQWRLDEAQAADVPAYVVFTDATLTAIAEARPASLEELAGLAGVGPSKLERYGEAVLAVLAESTSF, encoded by the coding sequence GTGACAGGTGGAATTTTCGACGCCGGCGGCTCACTCGAGGAGCGAATTCTCAGTGGTTTGGATGACGAGCAACGTGAAGTAGCCAGTACTCTCACCGGCCCCCTGTGCGTACTCGCAGGTGCAGGCACAGGCAAGACCCGCGCCATCACGCACCGTATCGCCTACGGGGTGCACTCAGGGGTGTATTCCCCACAAAGGTTGCTTGCTGTGACCTTCACTGCGAGGGCGGCGGCCGAAATGCGCAGCAGGCTTCGGGATCTTGGCGTGGCCAATGTGCAAGCGCGGACCTTCCACGCTGCCGCCCTGAGGCAGTTGCAGTTCTTCTGGCCCCAGGCGATCGGCGGGACCCTGCCTAGCCTGCTGGACCACAAGGCCAACATGATCGCTGAAGCCTCACGCAGACTTCGCCTCAGCACGGATCGCGCGTCCATCAGGGACTTGGCTGCAGAGATTGAGTGGGCCAAAGTGTCCATGCTGACACCGGCAAACTATTTGGAGAACGCACAAGGCCGCGGAACTCCGGGAGGCTTCGACCTTACGGCGGTGTCCAGGGTGTTCCAGGCGTATGAGGATATTAAGACCGACCGCAACGTCATTGACTTCGAAGACGTCCTGCTGATTACGGTTGGGATCCTCCAGGAGGATCCAAGAGTGGCAGCAACAGTCAGGGAGCAATACCGCCACTTCGTCGTCGACGAGTACCAGGACGTTTCACCGCTTCAGCAGCGGCTCCTGGATCTCTGGCTGGGTGGCCGTGACGAATTGTGCGTCGTAGGCGATGCCAGCCAGACCATCTACTCTTTTACCGGGGCTTCGCCCAAACATCTCCTGAATTTCAAGGCGCGCTATCCGGACGCCACTGTGGTCAAGCTCATCCGTGATTACCGGTCCACTCCACAGGTCGTCAAGCTGGCCAATGACCTCCTCGCGTCCAGGCGAAGTGGCGGACCAATCGCAGATGCCGCATGGGCGCCGCCGCTCAAGCTTGTGGCTCAGCGGCCAGCCGGCCCAGAGCCGCGGTTTATGGAATGTCCGGACGACGAAGCAGAGGCCGCGGTCGTTGCCGGCAGAATCCAGGAGCTACTCAATACGGGGGTCAAAGCCAGCGAGATCGCCATCTTGTTCCGCACCAACGGGCAATCGGAAGCTTACGAGCAAGCGTTGGCGTCGGCCGGGATCGGCTACCAGCTTCGCGGTGGAGAGAGGTTCTTCGCCCGCAAGGAGGTCCGGGATGCCATCCTGCAGTTGCGCGCCGCAACCAGGGCAGTGGCAGAAGGCCCCCCGGAGCCCTTGGGTCAGATTGTCCGTGACATTGTTGCTTCGCTTGGCTACAGCGAAGCCGCACCGCACAGTGGGGGAGCTCTTAGGGAGCGTTGGGAATCGCTGGCTGCCTTGGTGGCTTTGGCTGATGAGTTGTCGGTCAGCCGCGGAGAGTCCTTCACGTTGGCCGAGTTCGTCAACGAGCTCCAGGAACGTTCAGTAGCCCAGCATGCTCCCACGGTTCAGGGCGTGACCCTTGCTTCCCTTCACTCAGCAAAGGGCCTTGAATGGGATGCCGTGTTCTTGGTGGGCCTGAGCGAAGGACTTATGCCTATATCCTTCGCGGACACGCCAGAGGACGTCGATGAAGAGCGGCGATTGCTCTACGTCGGGATTACCCGTGCCCGTGAGCAGCTGAACCTCTCATGGTCCTCTGCGCGAACGCCGGGAGGCCGCGCCAACCGCAAGCCCTCGCGCTTCCTCGATGGACTCCGGCCGGATTCCGTGGCGTCTGCCAATGCCCGCAGCCGGGCAGGCTCCACGCGACGCAAAGCCGCCGCACCGGCGTCGTGCAGGGTGTGTGGAAGCATGCTTGCCTCCGGAGCCGAGCGGAAGGTGGGTCGCTGCAACCAGTGCCCACCCACCTATGAGGAACAGACTTTCGACGCCTTGAGGCAGTGGCGACTGGATGAAGCGCAAGCGGCCGACGTCCCCGCCTATGTGGTCTTCACTGATGCCACATTAACCGCCATTGCTGAAGCCCGGCCTGCATCGCTGGAGGAACTGGCGGGCTTGGCTGGGGTTGGGCCATCCAAACTGGAGCGCTATGGCGAAGCCGTCCTCGCAGTCCTGGCAGAGAGCACTAGCTTCTGA
- the nudC gene encoding NAD(+) diphosphatase: MSYTESPALANHLMETVLPVRPALVDRGSSARMKPGMVEDLIVSGKAKAMVISQRKALVNADGLWFGDAGPLWAALGEAEAGAVTAIYLGITLRASSVAEGTPVLLFTVMEPPAPGTALIPSDAEWAGFREVAGRLDATDTALFIEASAISNWHATHTHCPQCGTPTDIETGGWVRRCPRDNSEHYPRTDPAIIVTVVGPDGRLLLGGGGPADARNYSTLAGFVEPGESLEQAVVREIGEEVGVRVTACQYLGSQSWPFPASLMLGFTAKTDDAVARPDGVEVTRARWFSREELQEAVLSGEITISTRLSIARSLIEHWYGGVIEDLQP; this comes from the coding sequence ATGAGTTATACGGAGTCGCCGGCGCTGGCCAACCACTTGATGGAAACTGTTCTTCCAGTGCGCCCGGCGTTGGTGGACCGAGGCTCCAGTGCGCGCATGAAGCCGGGCATGGTTGAGGACCTCATCGTCTCCGGCAAGGCCAAAGCGATGGTTATATCCCAACGCAAAGCGTTGGTGAACGCCGACGGACTCTGGTTCGGCGACGCCGGTCCACTCTGGGCCGCCCTCGGCGAGGCAGAGGCTGGCGCCGTGACTGCTATCTATTTGGGTATCACCTTGCGGGCCTCGTCCGTAGCCGAAGGTACTCCTGTTTTGCTGTTTACCGTCATGGAGCCACCCGCACCGGGGACAGCCCTGATCCCTTCCGATGCGGAATGGGCCGGGTTCCGGGAAGTTGCCGGACGTCTCGATGCTACTGACACCGCTTTGTTTATCGAAGCCAGTGCCATCTCCAACTGGCATGCGACGCATACGCACTGCCCGCAGTGCGGCACGCCGACTGATATTGAAACCGGGGGCTGGGTCCGGCGTTGTCCCAGGGACAACTCTGAACACTATCCGCGCACAGACCCCGCGATCATCGTTACCGTGGTGGGCCCTGATGGCCGGCTCCTGCTCGGCGGCGGCGGACCCGCCGATGCCAGGAACTACTCCACACTTGCTGGATTCGTTGAACCCGGGGAATCGCTTGAGCAGGCCGTTGTCCGTGAAATCGGCGAGGAAGTTGGTGTCCGCGTTACTGCGTGCCAGTATCTCGGTTCGCAGTCGTGGCCCTTCCCTGCCTCGCTCATGCTGGGCTTTACGGCAAAGACCGACGACGCCGTTGCCCGCCCTGACGGCGTGGAGGTCACCCGCGCGCGGTGGTTCAGCCGGGAAGAGTTGCAGGAGGCCGTGCTAAGTGGCGAGATCACCATTTCCACGCGCCTGTCGATTGCGCGCTCGCTGATTGAGCATTGGTACGGCGGCGTTATCGAAGACCTCCAGCCGTGA